The genomic segment TTTCAACATTTAGTTTCATTTGCCAAGTTTTAGCCCAGTGGAAGACTTTATTTAGATCTTGTTGTAGGATACTATTGTCTTCTTCTGAAtcaataattctgtaaataatacagTCATCGGCAAAGAGACGAATCGAGGAGTTGATATTTGTAGAtatgtcattgatgtaaagTAGGAACATTAATGGCCCAAGTACAGTgccttgtgggacacctgaCTTTACTGGAACAAACCTGGAAGTTACATTATTTAGCACTACTCTTTGTTTGCGTTGTGTTAGCCAAGCCTTAATCCATTGATGAAGGTCTCCTTGTATTCCATAGTGTGATAGTTTCTGTAATAATCGTTTATGAGGAACTGAGTCAAAAGCTTTTGAGAAATCTAATAAAATTAGATCtatttgtttctgttggtccaTTACCTTTAAGATTTCCTCTGTTAGCATTACTAGTTGGGATTGACATGAGTACTTAGGCCTAAAACCGTGTTGGCAATTATTGAGGATATTATTTTGGTCTACATGATTCATAATTGAGTGAAAAACAATATGTTCCATTACCTTGCAACAGGTAGAGGTAAGAGAAATTGGTCGATAATTATTAGCTGAGTTTCGGTTGCCTTTCTTATGTACAGGGACAACATTTGCTGTTAGCCAGTCAGTTGGAAGATTGTTGGTGGTAAAAGATTGAGTAAAAATTACCTGGAGTATAGGTGCAATTTCAGCTCTGCATAATTTCAGTATTTGCGTAGGAATCCCATCAGGACCTGGAGCCTTGCTAGTATCCAATTGTTGAAGTAAGTTTTCAATTCCTTCGGTTGAAAATATAATGTGGTCACAAATGGGATACGTAGGAATGTCCAGATTTGGAGTTTCGTTATCTTCGTCAGTAAAAAAAGTGTAGAACTGATCATTAAATGCATTAGCAATGTCAACAGAAGAAGTAAGCAGGGAGTCATTACTTTCTAAGGTGGTAACGTTTGGATGGTCTTTCTTTAAGTTCTTGATTAATGACCAAAATCGTTTTCTGTTGTTGCAGTGGGAGTCGTCAAATAGGTATTTACAGTAATTGTTATGAGCTTTATCAACTAAACTGTTAACTTCGTTCCTTAGCTTCCTGTACGCTTTCCAGTCGTTTTCATTTTGTGTAGCCTTAGCTTTGTTGTACAATCTACGCCTTTTAGATATCTTACGTTTAATTTCTCGATTTAGCCATGGAGCTTCTTTGCGATTCTTGACCATTCTTGATGGAACGTGCCTGTTCGTCATTTCAAAAATCATATCTTTGAAATTATTCCAGTTATTTTCAACAGGTCTTTTGTAGGGATCACTCTGGAAGAACAGGTCTTTAAAAGCTCTAACATCTTCTAGCATTGATTCTGTGTTTGCAATACTCGTAACGGTCTGCGAACTAACGCCATATCACCTGTACCATAGATATACGACTCTTAATATTAGCCTAGGAGTCGTATATCTATGCTTGTACAGTAACTAAACAGACGCGTCTGTCACGTGCACTATATAGCATTCGTGATACCATAGCAACAAGGAAACGTGCGCCCATGAATAGTGTCAGGTCTCACttacactataatatagtaACGTAAAATAACTAGCATAGATTGTTAAGCTTTTTTCAATTCTAATCTACACAAGCTTCCTTGTTGCCATGGTATCACGAACGCTATATAGTGCACGTGACAGACGCGTCTGTTTAGTTACTGTACAAGTGACATGGCGTTTGTTCGCAGACTGTTACGAGTATTGGTAAAGCGACTTAATACTACACTGGCTGTTGCCCAGCGCATAGTCAGGTTTCTTCTATCAACGTTTCGTCACATCCGATCCAGGAGGGAGATGTGGAGCGTCGCCGAGACACTACTAAGGAGCCTTATTCCGGAAGTAGTAGAAGGGAGCACCCACAGAACGGTGGAGGAGCGGGACGAATTGGGAGTAACCAGCAACATATTTGGAGAAGAAATAAACACCAAAGAAGGAATGGAAAGTTTGTCATCAAATCCCATCGGAGTTGATCATGAGACTGATGACGAGAAGGACGTGACTGTGATGAGCTCTTCACATTGCTTGATGATTACAGGTAAGTTTTCCATTTCAATGCTGTCCACTATTATGGAAACAAGTGAAGAAGATGACACAGACAAGGTAGCTATACATGAAAACTTTACACCTGCATgacataatattttatattgCAGGACTCAGAAACAAGTTCTACTGAAACGTTTGATCTGAATGATGCAAATGTGTTTAGAGGTGTGGATTCAAGTGGTTTATATTATTTGAGCGATCCAAGATCACTGAGTAATTCAAGCTCTTTAAGTGATATAAGTTCTGTAAGTGACCTGAGTTCTCTGATTGAAGTGAGTTCTCTAAGTGATGTGAGCTGTCTGAGTAATGTCAGCTCTCTTTGTGAAGTGAACTCACTGAGCGAAGTGAGCTGTCTGAGCAAAGTGAGTTCTCTCTGTGAAGTGAGCTCACTGAGCACAGTGAATTGTCTGAACAAAGTGAATTCTCTCTGTGAAGTGAACTCACTGAGTGAAGTGAGCTTCCTGAGCAAAGTGAGTTCTCTTTGTGAAGTGAGCTCACTGAGTGAAGTGAGCTCCCTGAGCAAAGTGAGTTCTCTTTGTGAAGTGAGCTCTCTGAGTGAAGTGAGTTCTCTAAGCAAAATGAGTTCTCTGAGCAAAGTGAGTTCTCTTTGTGAAGTGAGCTCTCTGAGTGAAGTGAGCTCCCTGAGTGAAGTGAGCTCCCTGAGTGAAGTGAGCTCCCTGAGTGAAGTGAGCTCCCTGAGTGAAGTGAGCTCCCTGAGTGAAGTGAGCTCCCTGAGTGAAGTGAGCTCCCTGAGTGAAGTGAGCTCCCTGAGTGAAGTGAGCTCCCTGAGTGAAGTGAGCTCCCTGAGTGAAGTGAGCTCCCTGAGTGAAGTGAGCTCCCTGAGTGAAGTGAGCTCCCTGAGTGAAGTGAGCTCCCTGAGTGAAGTGAGCTCCCTGAGTGAAGTGAGCTCCCTGAGTGAAGTGAGTTGCAAAATGAGCTCTCTGAGTGAAGTGAGTTGCGAAGTGAGCTCTCTGACTGGTGTAAACTCGCTGAGTGACATGAGCTTTCTGGTTAATGTGAGTTCTTTAAGTCATGCTAGTTCTATGAATTCTTCAACTTCTCTGAATAATGTGAGTTCCACGAGTGATGTGAGTTCCATAGGTTATCCCTATGATTTGAGTTTTCCAGTGTTTTCTGTAAACCAAGTGACATGTGTCTGATTTAAAAAAGTAACCATGCAACAGATGATGGAGCCAGTTGTACTTTATCTCTTCTTATAGTGATTAATAAATATGTTGGCAGTTTCCTAGTATGGTGGTGTGTGCTCACTAAACTGAAATAAGGCAGTTAATATCTTCAcaataccatagattatagacacgcacgcgtacacacacacacacacacacacacgggaTTGGAAACATGTCACATGATATCACAAAATCGTTTCAAATCCATCCTCAAGGTAAGTCTTGTTGTGGAAAAGTTCTATTATTGTATTAAATAAGCCTGTCAGGTAATACAAACACCTTATCAAGCAATTCTGTTGAttttttgaaagaattttctaTGAAGCAGAATTTTAGGCTCGCAGACAATCCTAACCTACATGCTGGGGTATTGTTTACTCGTAGTGCCTAGCAAAAATGAACAAGCTCTGCAGATTTATAAGTTGTTAGATGTATATTACGTACCCAAATCAATGTGAAATGCTTCTTCGTGTAGTGGGCTACAAGCTATGGCCTAAGACGGCATCCAGTGTCGAACATCAAGGATTTTGTGGTACCAATTACTCAGCAACGGAGACTACTGCAAGGCTGTAATTCATGTAATAGTTGTTATGATCTACCATTCACCCAAGTCAAAGAATTATTTCTCTTATTCCAACCTGGCTGTAGGTGAAGATGAGCCGCAAGTTTCCAATCCTGTGTGTGTCTATAATCTATGACAATACACAGTTGAAAGTTAGTAactgatgaatgttctattagaatatcttgatataAAATATTCAACTTCCTTTTCCCAATAGTGTAAAGTGCAACTATATAGCTTTTGTCTTTTTAATTACCCAGTGGTTTTCTTCCACCCACCCTCTTTATGATGAAACCTGTCACCTTTGAGCCACTATTTTCTtaataccatatagagggaaactttggcggggataaactttggcgaataacAAGCTTGGTGAATAAACTTaggcaaattcaagctcaatgtttagctataaagatgctaatctgagtAATTGGCAGATTAAACTTTGGCAGACTTGTAGCAAATCActaaattcaccaaagttttttcccTGCCAAAATTTCCCTCTATATATACGGTACTTAAAGAATTAGTAGGGTCTGTTATCGCAAAATTTTACCAAAATTGTAACACAGCAGATTaaagtaccaaatttggtaTAGTGATTCCTTAGGATGTATAAAATGGTTTCAGCCACCATGAACTCACCCTGCACGAACAGCTATAATTTTAACAGTCCACAAAATTAAAACTCATCACTTTACTATATTGAATAACTTTTTTTCCTAACCACATTCCATAGTTCCTGTTTGTGAATGAGTAGTCCATGACATCCCATAATAGTTTTATTAATATTATGTCTGTGTGAAAGATAGAGTCACTCAAAAGCAATGTCCATGTTTCCACTACACTGGCTGAGTACTGTACACAGAACACCAGTTTCCTGGATACTTGACCTCCTGAGGTTGTAAACAGGTTCAACCTTacaataatgtatgtataactaTTTGCTATAGCTAAGCTATACATTTGTGCAATTCtatttgctaataaaatgtgcatacaTTGCTGTTCTGTTATTGAAATTATGACAAAATCAAATGATAGTTCACCAAGGGGGTCCCCTGTCACTGAGTATTCCAGGATAATCCTACATGTATGTCAGAGTATCCCAGGATTATGCAGATACTTTAACTATGCATTATTTGAGACTCCAAAGATAATGGCAATATCCTGGGACGCCTATAGAATAAGTCTACctccacaggaaaattttgaaaaatttgcTTGATTTTGGTGATTAAATAAACACCACAGTTGTCCAGTGCTGCCACAAACAgtcatgctcccagaccctctAATTAGACATGCTTTGGATCTAGCTTATTTTAACTCTGCAGGTCACATGCTCTATAGGCACGGCCAGACATGCAATTAACCTATTCTCTGTCATAGTGTTTACTGATTAGAATTTTTTGGTTCCTACTCCCAAAAAGATTCATACTGGAACTACTGGTTAGTATAGTCCTCTGTTAAATTACATGAGATGACATTAATGAAACATAGCTATTCCTTTCATGAATAGTAGTTTAATTTTTAGCAATTTTAATTTTTGCCTAACTTATAGTTTTGTTTAGGCCTTAATTGTATTTTCACATATTAATACAACTATTATGAGATTTCATAGACTATTCATTCACAAACAGGAACTATTAACCTTTGGGAATGTGGTAAGGAAAACAGACTGGGTTATGATTATAGTGCGGGACATCATAACTTACCAAAAACATGACGTGCTATATAATTTGATGGACCACTACACATGTTATAAATAAAGCACTGTAAGCTTCAAAGTGTTTATGCTATGGCTACGCAATCAATGTCATTTTACTTGTGGTGTAATAAGGATTAAAGTGACACCTAGGGATTTGCCCTACAACAAAAGCATGAGAACCAAAACACGCCGTGAAAACAAATTTTAGTTCATAAGCATGCAAATTcattacatacctttagaaaatgatccataacttgtTCCCAGTTGATCGTATTCACTCCAAACAACTGCTGGCTGATTCGCCATCAATGGCGAATAAGGCCATAAATAGCTCATGTGATACAAATGCTAATTAACGTGGCAGACGAAGCATGGAATGTGGCATTGCAACAAAACCAGTCACTGTTCTTCAtcgctttataacaagtaagcctctgTTGTTACAGTGATTATTTAGTCTTCCCCTATTATCCCTATAAACAAACTTTCTTTTGATATCTAGTTTTAGGCCAATGGAGTTAGGCAAGTCAAATGATTTGGCCATATAGCTTGGTACTAGTACGCATTCctcaaaacattttgtatggctTTAAAGGTTAAGGCTGGTTCTAAAAGCTATAACTCTtgactaattttttttttatctgTCTTGTATACAATCTGTGTGTGCACCAAATTTCATCAGCATTAATGGCTGTCTGGTTGAGAAAAAGTGACTTATGTGCTTATGTGTTTCCCTTTTATTCACAACAACATGGAAATAAAAGATATCATAAATTTGTCTCATACAAAGTTAGagctacaggggcggatctaggatttataaaaggggggggctaactcaaggtactaatctcttgggaactaggggggtctggggg from the Dysidea avara chromosome 13, odDysAvar1.4, whole genome shotgun sequence genome contains:
- the LOC136243392 gene encoding uncharacterized protein, whose translation is MLEDVRAFKDLFFQSDPYKRPVENNWNNFKDMIFEMTNRHVPSRMVKNRKEAPWLNREIKRKISKRRRLYNKAKATQNENDWKAYRKLRNEVNSLVDKAHNNYCKYLFDDSHCNNRKRFWSLIKNLKKDHPNVTTLESNDSLLTSSVDIANAFNDQFYTFFTDEDNETPNLDIPTYPICDHIIFSTEGIENLLQQLDTSKAPGPDGIPTQILKLCRAEIAPILQKLSHYGIQGDLHQWIKAWLTQRKQRVVLNNVTSRFVPVKSGVPQGTVLGPLMFLLYINDISTNINSSIRLFADDCIIYRIIDSEEDNSILQQDLNKVFHWAKTWQMKLNVENSGTEESASISRGHIPPINVLVPPHRSSLRQSN
- the LOC136243393 gene encoding uncharacterized protein, which gives rise to MAFVRRLLRVLVKRLNTTLAVAQRIVRFLLSTFRHIRSRREMWSVAETLLRSLIPEVVEGSTHRTVEERDELGVTSNIFGEEINTKEGMESLSSNPIGVDHETDDEKDVTVMSSSHCLMITGKFSISMLSTIMETSEEDDTDKDSETSSTETFDLNDANVFRGVDSSGLYYLSDPRSLSNSSSLSDISSVSDLSSLIEVSSLSDVSCLSNVSSLCEVNSLSEVSCLSKVSSLCEVSSLSTVNCLNKVNSLCEVNSLSEVSFLSKVSSLCEVSSLSEVSSLSKVSSLCEVSSLSEVSSLSKMSSLSKVSSLCEVSSLSEVSSLSEVSSLSEVSSLSEVSSLSEVSSLSEVSSLSEVSSLSEVSSLSEVSSLSEVSSLSEVSSLSEVSSLSEVSSLSEVSSLSEVSSLSEVSSLSEVSCKMSSLSEVSCEVSSLTGVNSLSDMSFLVNKMIHNLFPVDRIHSKQLLADSPSMANKAINSSCDTNAN